The genomic interval ATACGATCCCCGGTCATGATTTCGTTTCTCATCGCGGTCGCGCTCCTGCCACAACCCGAGGTCCCGTTCGACGTATTCGAGAAGACCATTCCTGAGCTTCAAGAAGCGATGGAAAGCGGCCGAGTCACCTCGGTGGAGATCACCCGGCAATACCTGGAGCGCATCGAGGCCTTCGATCGCAAACCGCCCGCGCTCAACGCCATGATCCATCTGAACCCTGACGCGATCGAGCAGGCGGAAGCGCTCGACCGCGAGCGGGCCGAGCGCGGGTCTCGCGGGCCGCTTCACGGCATCCCGGTCATCTTGAAGGACAACTACGATACGTTCGACATGCCGACGACGGTGAGCTCGGCGTCGCTCGCCGAGTTCGTGCCGCCCGACGATGGTTTTCAGGTGCGCAAGCTTCGGGAAGCGGGAGCGGTCTTCATCGGCAAGTCGAACATGCACGAGTTTGCGCGCGGCATCACGACGATCAGCTCTCTGGGCGGACAAACGCTGAATCCTTACGATCCGACTCGAAACCCGGGCGGGTCGAGCGGGGGGACGGGTGCCGCCATCGCGGCGAGCTTCGCCGCGGTCGGGATGGGAAGCGATACCTGCGGGTCGATCCGCATCCCCGCGGCGAACGCAAACCTCTTCGGCCTGCGCGTCACCCAGGGGCTTTCGAGCCGCGACGGGATCATCCCGCTGTCACACACGCAGGACGTCGGAGGTCCCATTGCCCGTAGCGTCATCGATCTCGCCCTCGTTCTCGACGCCACGGTGGGTCCGGACGAGGCCGATCCCCAGACGGCTTCCGGTGGAGCTCGGCGCCCTCCGTCCTACACCGCGTTCCTGCGAGAGGGAGCACTCGACGGCGTGCGTCTCGGCATCCTCCGATCGATGTTCGACGAGAAGGAAGTGACCGACGTCGTGCTCGAGGCCGTCGACGTCATGAAAGCCGAGGGCGCGGAGGCGGTCGATGTCGAGGTTCCGGACCTCTCGCAGCTTCTCGAAAGCTCCGGCGTCATCGATATGGAGTTCAAGCACGACTTCGAAACCTACCTCCGAGCTTCAGGAGCTCCCGTGCAAACCCTCGCCGAGATCCTGGGCCGCGGCCTCTACCATGACGCGCTGGAAAGTCCCCTTCGCCGTTCGGACGAGAAAGATACGGACTCAGACGAGTACGCGATCGCCCTCGCCAAACGCGACGTCGTGCGCGACGCCCTGTTGAAGGTCATGGCAGACAACCGCCTCGACGCGATCGTCTACCCCTCGCTTCGACGGCGTCTCGCCGTCGTGGGCGATCCACAAAGCGGAAGCGCCTGTCAGGTTGCCGCTCACTCCGGTCTTCCCGCTTTCAGCCTTCCCGCGGGCCTGACGGAGGACGGGGTACCCGTTGGGATCGAGCTTCTGGGAAAGCCCTTCAGCGAGCCCGATCTCATCGCGATGGCCTTCGACTATGAGAGGGTGGCAAGGCCGCGCGTCCCCCCGCAGCGAACGCCGTCTCTGAAGAGCGGCCCGCTGAGCCGCGCCTTCACTTTGGAGGCGTCTCAGAACGGCATCACTGTGGAGGCCACGTTCCTTCTCGACCATCCGAGCCAGACGCTCGACTACCGCATCGATCTCGAGGGCGTTCTGCCAGGCGAGGTCACATCGATTCGAATGCACCGCGGGGAGAATGG from Vicinamibacteria bacterium carries:
- a CDS encoding amidase family protein, translated to MISFLIAVALLPQPEVPFDVFEKTIPELQEAMESGRVTSVEITRQYLERIEAFDRKPPALNAMIHLNPDAIEQAEALDRERAERGSRGPLHGIPVILKDNYDTFDMPTTVSSASLAEFVPPDDGFQVRKLREAGAVFIGKSNMHEFARGITTISSLGGQTLNPYDPTRNPGGSSGGTGAAIAASFAAVGMGSDTCGSIRIPAANANLFGLRVTQGLSSRDGIIPLSHTQDVGGPIARSVIDLALVLDATVGPDEADPQTASGGARRPPSYTAFLREGALDGVRLGILRSMFDEKEVTDVVLEAVDVMKAEGAEAVDVEVPDLSQLLESSGVIDMEFKHDFETYLRASGAPVQTLAEILGRGLYHDALESPLRRSDEKDTDSDEYAIALAKRDVVRDALLKVMADNRLDAIVYPSLRRRLAVVGDPQSGSACQVAAHSGLPAFSLPAGLTEDGVPVGIELLGKPFSEPDLIAMAFDYERVARPRVPPQRTPSLKSGPLSRAFTLEASQNGITVEATFLLDHPSQTLDYRIDLEGVLPGEVTSIRMHRGENGPIVALLEDGPRGSLLVRNRDLGALLAGDMHLAVATTTHPLGALVAPMRPK